One Palaemon carinicauda isolate YSFRI2023 chromosome 5, ASM3689809v2, whole genome shotgun sequence DNA window includes the following coding sequences:
- the LOC137640907 gene encoding uncharacterized protein — MSSISREWYSRGTSELINGSESQKTKALGVQWHLATDEFGVHAELVLVPRTKHDLLLAIASIYDPLGILAPVLIEVRVIIQDLCRLKIAWDMELDSDTTDRIKAWAKKLSKTSGISVPVSLKVIPWESAILVQLYLFSDASFMALGVVAYLRVSDPWVNVSCRFIMGKARVSPLKHVSVPRLELSAALLAVRLISTILTMIDFRVDGVYYWTDLTIALRYIRNDQARYKTFVANHVFKIREGSDQKKWRYVNSEWNPVDNATRSKQSERWRKGPEFLLKGVCLWPTEPAQMSDGVEGLQVKCEIGLTGTRGYQIISYRIGSDIRQTGLHIIIHHYSRWIKLLRALGWLLLFAR; from the coding sequence ATGTCATCCATCTcgagggagtggtacagtaggGGCACCTCAGAGCTTATAAATGGATCAGAGTCACAAAAGACAAAGGCTTTAGGAGTACAGTGGCACTTGGCCACTGATGAATTTGGTGTCCACGCAGAGCTAGTTTTAGTTCCGAGGACTAAGCATGACTTGTTGTTAGCTATAGCCTCGATTTATGACCCGCTCGGTATATTGGCACCAGTTTTAATCGAGGTTAGGGTCATCATCCaggacctctgccgattaaagatagcCTGGGACATGGAACTAGACTCTGACACTACGGACCGCATCAAGGCATGGGCAAAGAAGCTGAGCAAGACCAGCGGGATAAGTGTGCCAGTaagcctgaaggttattccatgggaatcagccaTCCTAGTACAGTTGTATTTATTCTCAGATGCAAGCTTCATGGCTTTAGGGgtagtggcatacttgcgggtctcggaTCCGTGGGTAAAtgtatcttgcagattcatcatgggaaaggcaagAGTATCACCATTGAAGCATGTTTCAGTGCCCCGCCTAGAGCTTAGTGCAGCTTTACTGGCCGTAAGACTTATAAGCActattctgaccatgatagatttcagggtagatggggtctattattggacTGACTTAACAATCGCCTTGCGATATATTAGGAATGATCAAGCCAGATACAAGACATTTGTGGCAAATCATGTTTTTAAgataagggagggcagtgatcagaaAAAGTGGAGGTATGTTAACTCCGAGTGGAACCCTGTAGACAATGCAACACGTTCCAAACAATCCGAAAGGTGGAGAAAAGGGCCGGAGTTTCTGTTAAAGGGGGTGTGTTTGTGGCCAACAGAGCCGgctcaaatgtcagatggtgtggaAGGATTACAAGTTAAGTGTGAGATAGGACTaacaggaactagaggctaccaaaTAATTAGTTACAGGATTGGGTCGGATATTAGGCAAACAGGTTTGCATATAATCATCCACCACTACTCCAggtggatcaagctccttagagctttgggttggttgttgctatttgctAGGTAA
- the LOC137640908 gene encoding uncharacterized protein — MTMLHLTKGKCLQSTVEIIEKGVRTVGGSYELPLPLRDNHGPLPETRDTVLRCMHSLHNKLVKDSNYAKQYSAFMTEMLQKCYAEQVTTASPGNVWYISHFGVQHPDKPDKVRVAFECASKVKSTSLNGLLLQGPDMMNSLLGVLVKFRGGLFDYTGDISTMFYQVRVPEHQRDYLRFFWWENSFDEEPKD, encoded by the coding sequence atgacgatgttgcatctaacaaaagggaaatgtctgcagagcacagtagagataatagagaaaggggttagaacCGTAGGAGGAAGTTACGAGTTGCCATTGCCTCTGCGTGACAATCATGGACCcttgccagaaacaagggacaCCGTATTGCGCTGTATGCACAGCCTTCATAATAAGTTAGTGAAGGATAGTAACTATGCTAAACAGTATAGTGCCTTCATGACAGAGATGCTACAGAAATGCTATGCTGAGCAAGTGACCACAGCTAGCCCAGGAAATGTGTGGTATATTTctcattttggtgtgcaacatccagacaagccagacaaggtccgtgttgCATTTGAATGTGCAAGCAAGGTGAAGAGTACATCTCTGAATGGCCTACtattgcagggacctgatatgatgaactcttTGCTGGGTGTGTTGGTAAAGTTTAGGGGAGGTCTATTTGACTATACAGGAGATATAAGTACAATGTTCTATCAGGTACGAGTACCAGAGCATCAGCGTGACTATCtcaggttcttttggtgggaaaatagtTTTGACGAGGAACCCAAAGATTAG
- the LOC137640909 gene encoding uncharacterized protein — MNKIYAIAREEAALRSKREKLRLEAELAEVEAEERVLQDFDENDREITHITRIREHTNSDVSGSESPMRLNTEAPKISLKSLMPKQDIAKFDGDHTKYLRFIRSFDDVFSSQLTNNKERLRYLDLYTTERPNEIVAACLHLDASEGYKQARKLLEERYGPHMVDECHQISQMGPEEKPGAIRELGLCFGCLRSGHRSQYYRNRKGCNICNGNHPTLLHRQQEVEVVESEHSNRALVVQEECSHEKIAMFRAVSSIGTGMSVLRIRIRSREGREVLTKDFLDNGSSTCFVSEALMQTLGCTERQDIKVNLETINGIQEVSCSLV, encoded by the exons ATGAATAAGATATATGCCATAGCgcgagaggaagcagcgctaaGATCTAAGAGGGAGAAGCTCAGATTAGAGGCAGAATTAGCTGAAGTGGAGGCAGAAGAGAGGGTCTTACAAGATTTTGATGAAAATGATAGAGAAATAACTCACATCACTAGGATAAGGGAGCACACAAACTCTGATGTAAGTGGAAGTGAGAGCCCCATGCGTTTGAATACAGAAGCGCCCAAGATTAG CCTTAAAAGCTTGATGCCCAAGCAGGATATAGCTAAGTTTGATGGGGATCATACAAAGTATTTAAGGTTCATCCGCTCATTTGATGATgtctttagtagccagttgacgaataataaggaaaggctgaggtatctggatttatacacgacagAAAGGCCAAATGAGATAGTGGCAGCTTGCCTCCACTTAGATgcttcagagggctataagcaggcaaggaagttgctTGAGGAGCGATATG gaccGCATATGgtggatgaatgccaccaaatatctcaaatgggaccCGAGGAAAAACCgggagccataagggagttggggctctgttttggctgtctgagaagtggtcataggtctcagtattACAGGAACAGGAAAGGTTGTAACATCTGTAATGGAAATCATCCAACTCTGTTGCATCGACAGCAGGAAGTAGAAGTGGTAGAATCTGAGCACTCAAATAGGGCCTTAGTGGTTCAGGAGGAATGTTCACATGAAAAAATTGCTATGTTTAGGGCAGTTAgtagcattggtacagggatgtcagttTTGCGgataaggattaggtcaagggaaggaagggaggttttgACGAAGGATTTCttggacaatgggagttccacatgctttgtctcggaagctttaatgcagaccctaggctgcACTGAGAGGCAGGACATTAAGGTGAATCTTGAAACCATCAACGGAATACAGGAAGTTTCATGCAGCCTAGTCTAG